Proteins encoded together in one Marispirochaeta sp. window:
- a CDS encoding nucleotidyltransferase domain-containing protein has product MKYYNVMTVEKAYIKEILENLSTLNLKKVLLFGSYASGHQTEDSDIDLLVVLDENYQPSTYDEWLEIKMKVRRLLREINNNVGIDLLVYTIPQYEQLLNNMNSFLKEIHENGKVIYEKAS; this is encoded by the coding sequence GTGAAATATTATAATGTTATGACTGTTGAGAAAGCCTATATAAAAGAAATATTAGAGAATCTATCCACATTGAATCTTAAGAAAGTGCTTCTCTTCGGTTCCTATGCTTCTGGGCACCAGACTGAGGATAGTGATATCGACTTACTCGTTGTGTTAGATGAAAATTACCAACCATCAACGTATGATGAATGGCTGGAAATAAAAATGAAGGTACGTAGATTATTAAGAGAGATTAATAATAATGTTGGTATTGATTTACTGGTATATACAATACCACAATATGAACAACTATTAAATAATATGAATTCATTCTTAAAAGAAATACATGAGAATGGAAAAGTGATATATGAAAAAGCAAGCTGA